In Syntrophales bacterium, the following are encoded in one genomic region:
- a CDS encoding 4Fe-4S dicluster domain-containing protein, protein MKRVYPREEVCIGCHLCEIACIVEHSASKDIIKAFKAETPRPTARNLVEEEGAISFSVSCRHCNEPPCVQACISGAMVKDYQSGVVRHLEEKCMGCWSCIMACPYGVIRKNPVRKTVIKCDLCPERPIPACVEACPNRALIFEER, encoded by the coding sequence ATGAAGAGGGTCTATCCGAGGGAAGAGGTTTGTATCGGCTGTCATCTCTGTGAGATAGCCTGCATCGTGGAGCATTCCGCATCGAAGGATATAATCAAAGCCTTCAAGGCAGAGACCCCGAGACCTACGGCACGTAACCTGGTGGAAGAGGAGGGGGCGATTTCCTTTTCCGTAAGCTGCAGACACTGCAACGAACCACCATGTGTGCAGGCATGTATCTCAGGGGCGATGGTTAAGGACTATCAGAGCGGTGTGGTACGTCACTTAGAGGAAAAATGCATGGGTTGCTGGTCATGTATCATGGCCTGTCCCTATGGCGTCATCAGGAAAAACCCCGTCAGGAAGACGGTCATTAAGTGCGATCTTTGTCCTGAGCGGCCCATTCCGGCCTGTGTGGAGGCCTGTCCGAATCGGGCACTGATTTTTGAA